Below is a window of Nocardioides sp. S-1144 DNA.
TCGGCCACGAGATCCGGATCCTCGTCACGGTCAACCCCGAGCTCGGCGACGACACCCTCGACGACAGTCGCCACGGCGGGTCGACAAGTGGACATGTCGACATGTCGACACATTCCGTCCCGGCGGTCGAGCCGCAACCGCGCGAGCGCGACCGGGACCAGCTCCTCGGCGCCGACCCCAGCAAGGGCTCGGCGCTCGAGACCCGCCTCAACCCCAAGTACACCTTCGAGACCTTCGTCATCGGGTCCTCGAACCGGTTCCCGCACGCCGCCGCCGTGGCCGTGGCCGAGGCGCCCGGCAAGGCCTACAACCCGCTGCTCGTCTACGGCGACTCCGGTCTGGGCAAGACCCACCTGCTGCACGCGATCGGGCACTACGTGCGCAGCCTCTACACCGGCGCCAAGGTGCGCTACGTGTCGAGCGAGGAGTTCACGAACGAGTTCATCAACGCGATCCGCGACGACCGCCAGGACCGGTTCAAGCGTCGCTACCGCGAGGTCGACGTCCTGCTCATCGACGACATCCAGTTCCTCGAGGGCAAGACCCAGACCCAGGAGGAGTTCTTCCACACCTTCAACACCCTCCACAACGCCAACAAGCAGATCGTGCTCACCTCCGACCGGGCGCCCAAGCGCCTCGAGGCGCTCGAGGACCGGCTGCGCAACCGGTTCGAGTGGGGCCTGATCACCGACGTCCAGCCGCCCGACCTCGAGACGCGGATCGCGATCCTGCGCAAGAAGGCGGCGATGGACCGGCTCACCGCGCCGCCCGACGTGCTCGAGTTCATCGCCTCGAAGATCCAGACCAACATCCGCGAGCTCGAGGGGGCCCTCATCCGGGTCACCGCGTTCGCCAACCTCAACCGCCAGGAGGTCGACATGACCCTGGCCGAGATCGTCCTGAAGGACCTGATCCCCGAGGGCGGCGAGCCCGAGATCACCGCGCCGCTCATCATCGCCCAGACCGCGGCCTACTTCGGCCTCGACATCGCCGAGCTCACCGGCCCGAGCCGCGGACGGCACCTGGTGATCGCGCGCCAGATCGCGATGTACCTGTGCCGCGAGCTCACCGACCTGTCGCTGCCCAAGATCGGGGCCCAGTTCGGCAACCGCGACCACACCACCGTCATGTACGCCGAGCGCAAGATCAACCAGCTGCTCGGCGAGCGGCGCGCGGTCTTCAACCAGGTCAGCGAGCTCACCAACCGGGTCAAGATGCAGGCCCGGCAGTCCTGACCGACCGCGGACTCGTGTCGTGAGCCTGTGGACGAAGCACCGGCGAGGGTCCGAACTACACGGGGAGGATCTGTGGAGGACTGTGGACGACGCCGACCGCGACCGGCCCCGGTGCACAACCCCCGTCGCTGGTCGCACACCTTCCTCCACAGCCCCTGTGGAGGACGTTCATGCCTGACGACCTGCGACGACGTAGTTCATCCACAGATCCCACAGCTCCTATGACTGCTACGAGCCCATCTACGCATCGATCATCGGTGGTACTCCATCCGGCCCACCCCCTGTGGACGACGGGGCACGCGTGGCAGGATGCGAACCCCGAACGCAGGTCGCTCTCCCGGCCGGCGAGACCACGGACTGCCTGACCGACCGGCCGGATCGCCGGCCGGCCCACCGAGAACACCTCGAAGGACCCTGACGTGAAGTTCCGAGTCGAACGCGACGTGCTCGCCGATGCCGTCGCCTGGGCTGCCCGCAGCCTGCCGGTCCGTCCCAGTGCCCCGGTCCTGGCCGGGCTGCTCATCGAGGCCACCGACGACGGGCTGGTCCTGTCGACGTTCGACTACGAGACCTCGGCCCGCGCCACCCTGCGCGCCGACGTCCAGGACGAGGGCAAGGCACTGGTCAGCGGCCGGCTCCTCGCCGACATCTGCCGCAGCCTGCCCGCCAAGCCGGTCGAGATGGTGATCGACGGGACCCGCGTCTCGCTCACCTGCGGATCGGCCCGCTTCAGCCTGCAGACCATGCCGGTCGAGGACTACCCGACGATCCCCGACATGCCGCAGGCCACCGGCACCGTGCAGAGCGACGTCTTCGCGCACGCCGTGGCCCAGGCCGTGACGGCGGCCGGCCGCGACGACATGCTCCCCGTGCTCACCGGCGTCCGGGTCGAGATCGACGGCTCCACGATCTCGTTGCTGGCCACCGACCGGTTCCGCCTCTCGCACCGCGAGCTCGGCTGGGACCCGCGCACGCCCGACGAGTCGGTGGCCGCGCTGGTGCCGGCCAAGGTGCTCGGCGACACCGCGAAGTCGCTCACCTCCGGCAGCGAGGTCACCATCGCCCTGTCCAACAGCGGCACCGGCGAGGGCCTGATCGGCTTCGAGGGCGTCGGACCGGGCGGGGTGCGCCGCACGACCACCCGCCTCCTCGACGGCGAGTTCCCCAAGGTCCGGAGCCTGTTCCCCAACGACAAGCTCACCACCGCGCAGGTCGACAAGGCCGCGCTGATCGAGACCGTGAAGCGGGTGGCGCTCGTCGCCGAGCGCAACACCGCCGTCCAGCTGAAGTTCGGCGACGGCGTGCTCACCCTCGACGCCGGGTCCGGCGACGAGGCGCAGGCCTCGGAGTCGATCCCGGCGACGATCCAGGGCGAGGAGCTCACCACGGGCTTCAACCCGCAGTTCCTGCTCGACGGCCTCGGCGCCATCGACCAGGCGGTCGTCGAGCTCGCCTTCACCCAGGCGTCGAAGCCGGTCGTCATCAGCGGGCTGGTCCCCGACGGCGACGAGCGGACCGACCCCGGGTTCCGCTACCTGCTGATGCCGCGCAGACTGCTGTCCTGACCACCTTCCCCACCGACTGAACCCCGCCTCGGAGGCTTGCATGCACATCGGACTCGTCGGACTCGGCAAGATGGGTGGCAACATGCGCACCCGGATGCGCGACGCCGGTCTCACCGTGGTCGGCTACGACCGCAACCCCGACCTCGCCGACGTCGACAGCCTGGCCGCCCTCGTCGAGGCGCTGCCCGCCGACGGCCCCCGCGTCGTCTGGGTGATGGTGCCCGCCGGTGACCCGACCCGGTCGACGATCACCGAGCTCGGGGACCTGCTGGCCGAGGGCGACCTCGTCGTCGACGGCGGCAACTCCAAGTGGACCGACGACCAGGCGAACGCCGAGATGCTGGCCGGGAACGGCATCGGCTTCGTCGACTGCGGCGTCTCGGGCGGCGTGTGGGGCCTGCAGAACGGCTACGCCCTCATGGTGGGTGGCGCCAATGACGACGTCGCCAAGGTGCAGCCGGCCCTCGACGCGCTCAAGCCCACCGACGGCGGCTACGTCCACGCCGGGCGCAAGCCGGGCGCGGGCCACTTCGCCAAGATGGTCCACAACGGCATCGAGTACGCGATGATGCAGGCCTACGCCGAGGGCTGGGAGCTGCTCGAGAAGGTCGACCTCGTCGAGGACGTCCCGGCGGTCTTCGACTCCTGGCGCACCGGCACCGTGATCCGCTCCTGGCTGCTGGACCTGCTGACCGCGGCCATCGACGAGGACGAGCACCTCGAGCAGCTGCGCGGCTACGCCGACGACTCCGGCGAAGGACGTTGGACCGTGCAGGCCGCCATCGACAACGCCGTCCCGATGCACGTGATCGCCGCGTCGCTGTTCGCGCGCTTCACCTCCCGCCAGGACGACAGCCCGGCGATGAAGGCCGTCGCGGCGATGCGCAACCAGTTCGGCGGCCACGCCGTGCACACCCCGCCGCCGCCGGGCGGCGACGCCGACCACGGCTGAGCCGGGGCGCCCCGCCTCGTGGCGGGGCCTCAGGCGGCCATCCGGGCCAGGCCGAAGACGAGCCAGCCGGCGAGCACGACCAGGACGGCCGGACGGCGCAGCCAGGCGTCCAGCCGCGGCGGTGCGTCCCCACGCACGCGCGCCCGCACGACGAGCACCACGAGCACGGCCAGGGCCGCGACCAGGACGATCCCGAACGGGTTCATCGCCCACGCCCCGGCCAGGTCGCCGTGGGCCAGGTCGACCCAGGAGCGGGTCAGCCCGCAGCCGGGGCACGGCAGCCCGGTCACCCGGCGGAACGGGCAGATGACCGCACCGTCCTGGACCCCCGCCGGGCTCAGGACGAAGGCGGTGCCGAGCGCCACGAGGCCCCCGGCCGCGACCCACTCGGAGGGGGCGACCGGGGGGCGGGGTCCGCGCTCAGGCGAGCGGGCGTCCATCGGAGTCGGTGATCTTGCGCATCGCGACGAGGACGATGTCGATGATCGACCAGATGCCGCAGCCGCCGAGGGTGACGAGCTTGGCGATGCCGAGGCCGATGTGGCCGAGGTAGAACCGGTCGACGCCGAGGCCGCCGAGGAGCACCGAGAGCAGCAGGGTGGTCAGCCACTCCTTCTGCGAGAACAGGCCGGGGACCTGCTTGGCCGGGAACCAGTTCTGGTTCTGCTGGGTGCGGACCATGGTCTCGCCCTTGATGCTGCCGCCGGCCGCCATCTGGGCGAGCTGGTTGATGTCGAGCGGGCCCTGCTCGCCGCCCATGGCGGAGATGAAGAACGGCCCGGTGGGACCGCCCTGCCCGTAGGCCTGCTGGGGCTGCCCGTAGCCTTGCTGGGGCTGGCCGTAGGGGGTGGGCTGCTGGCCGTACTGGCCCGGCGGCGGACCCTGCGGCGGCTGCTGGGGCTGGCCGTAGGGGTTGTTGTTCTCGGGGGGCTGCTTCGCGAGCGGGTCTTCGGTCATGGCCGAAGACTACGGACCGTAGGCTCTGCGTGGAGCGACACGACCACGTGCCGCGCGAGAACCAGGGTCGAACCGGGGTGGACCCGGGGGGCGGGAACGGAGCGACGGGGTGCACGTCTCCCACCTGGCGCTCTACAACTTCCGCTCCTACACCCTCGTCGACGTCCCGCTCGGCCCCGGCGTGACGGCGTTCGTCGGGCGCAACGGGCAGGGCAAGACCAACCTGGTCGAGGCGATCGACTACCTCTCGCGGCTCTCGTCGCACCGGGTCTCCAGCGACGCGCCGCTGATCCGGGCGGGGGCGCCGCAGGCGGTGGTGCGCGCGGCGGTCGTCAAGGACGGCCGCACGGCGGTGCTCGAGGTCGAGCTCAACCCGGGCCGGGCCAACAAGGCGCGGATCAACAAGTCGCCGCTGCCGCGGGTGCGCGACCTGGTCGGGCTGGTGCGCACGGTCGTCTTCTCCCCCGAGGACCTCACCCTGGTCAAGGGCGACCCCGGTGACCGGCGCCGGTTCCTCGACGACCTGCTCGTGCTCCGCGCCCCCCGGCTGGCCGGCACCCTCTCCGACCTCGACCGGATCCTCAAGCAGCGCGCCACCCTCCTCAAGACCGCCGGCCACGCCCGGCGCGGCTCCAGCAGCCAGGACGCCGCGCTGTCGACCCTCGACGTGTGGGACGCCCACCTGGCCCGCGCCGGCGCCGAGCTGCTCGCCGAGCGGATCGCCCTCGTCGAGCTGCTGCGTCCCTACGTCGGGGCGGCCTACGCCACCGTCGCCCGCGGCGCGACCCGCGAGGACGCCGACATCGCCTACCGCTCGTCCTTCGAGCTGCCCGACTCGGTGCTGGCCTCCCCGCACGCCCCCGACCGCGGCGACCTGACCGAGGCGCTGCTCGCCGAGCTCGGACGACGCCGCAACGACGAGCTCGACCGCGGCGTCTGCCTGGTCGGACCGCACCGCGACGACCTGCTGCTGTCGCTGGGCCTCTCCCACACCGGCTCCTCCGACGCCGCCGGCACCCGGCTGCCGGTCAAGGGCTACGCCTCGCACGGGGAGAGCTGGTCCTTCGCGCTGGCGCTGCGGCTGGCGGCCTACGACCTGCTGCGCGCCGACGGCGACGACCCGATCCTCATCCTCGACGACGTGTTCGCCGAGCTCGACTCCGAGCGGCGCGCCCAGCTCGCCGCCCTCGTCGCCGGCGCCGAGCAGGTGCTGGTCACCGCCGCCGTCCCCGAGGACGTGCCGGCCGTGCTGGCCGGCGTCCGCTACCTGGTCGGCGGGGGCGAGGTGACCCGTGGCCCCGACTGACGACGACACCGGCGCTGGCGCGGCTGGTGGTGACGGCGCTGGGGACCATGGGGAGGACGCGCCGGCCGAGGCGCCCCGCGACGACGACGGCCTCGACCTGGCCCGTCAGATCACCCGCGCCACCGCGGGCACGACGCCGGCCGCGCGCCGGAAGCGCCGGCAGCGCCCCGTCCAGGGCAGCACCCCCACCGACGACCGCCGCCGCGGCCGGCTGTCGGGGGCCCACCCCGACGAGCGCGACCCGCAGCTGCTCGAGGGCGAGATCGCCCGCCTCGTCGGCCGCGGGGGCTGGGAGCTGCCGCTGCGGATGCGCGGCGTCTTCGCCCGCTGGCCCGACCTGGTCGGCGACGACGTCGCGGCACACTGCACGCCGGAGTCGTTCAACGACGGGGTCCTCGTGGTCCGCACCGACTCCACGGCCTGGGCGACCCAGCTCAAGCTGCTGACGCCGACCGTCCTGGCCAGGCTCAACGCCGACCTCGGCCCGGGCACGGTACGAGTCCTCGAGGTGCTCGGGCCGCACCTGCCGACCTGGAAGAAGGGCCGGCGCTCGACCCGCGACGGCCGCGGCCCCCGCGACACCTACGGCTGACCGCCGCCCGTACGTCCGTCGGCCGATTCTGGCGTCGTCGTCGTGGGTGGCCAGATCCGCGCAATTGCCGCGAGATAGCCAGGTTGCGGCGCGAGACCTGAGCAATTCGCGGCAATTGCGCGGACGGGGCGCCGGGAAGACGCGACCCCGCGCGCAAACCAGCGACCGGACGGCGACCGGGCTCAGCGCGCAGGCGGGACCGGGTCGAGCGTCACGTCGGCGCGGCCGCAACGGCGGAGGCGGCGACCGATCAGCCAGGTGCCACGCAGGAGGCCGTGGGCGGAGAGCGCCTGCAGCCCGTAGCGCGAGCAGGTCGGCGTCATCCGGCACACCGGGCGGGCGCGGCGGGCGGAGACGTGAAGCTGGTAGGAGCGGACCAGGCGGGCGGCGCCCCGGCCGCCGGGCCGGGCCGGGCGGACGACGTACGGGTCGACGGCGGTGGCGCCGAACGAGCCGAGCAGCACGCGGGCCAGGAGCAGCGGCGAGAGCAGGAACAGGTCGCAGCCGCACTCGCCGCACGCGTCGAGCCCGTCGCACCCGCCCTTGCGGCGACGACGGCGCTCGGCGCGCCAGTGCTGGAAGCGGCGGTACGGCGTGGACACATCTGCCTCCGGGGCGGGGGAGTGGGCGCGACGCGCTGATCATGCACCGCGGCGGCGGGGTTCACACCCCGGGTGCGGTGCGGGCGGACCCGCGACCGCCGTGGACGCCGTACAGCCGATCTGAGGGGCCGGACTCCGTACCGGGACCAGGACACCCCCCTCCGGGGCCGTCCAGGACCCGTTCACGGGCCGCAGAGGGGCGCTCCCGGCGCCGCCGTGCCCCCCGCCCGGGGCGGTGCGCGTGAATTGCGGCCCGCGGAGCGGTAGCATGGACGTTGAGGTCGCCCGCACACCGGTCCGCCATCTCGGACCTGGGTGCCGCGACCTTCGTCATGTCTGCTCATCCCTCCGGAGAGGCCCGCGCGTGTCCGACCAGTCTGTGCCCGAGACCAGCCCCGAGACGACTCCCGAGACCGGTCCGGAGGCCGGGTCCGACGACGTCCGCGAACCGCGGCCGGAGGACGTCGCCCAGGGGCTGCGCAGCTCGACCGTCGACGCCGAGTACGGCGCCTCCTCCATCCAGGTCCTCGAGGGCCTCGAGGCCGTGCGCAAGCGGCCCGGCATGTACATCGGCTCGACCGGCGAGCGCGGCCTGCACCACCTGATCTGGG
It encodes the following:
- the dnaN gene encoding DNA polymerase III subunit beta, which codes for MKFRVERDVLADAVAWAARSLPVRPSAPVLAGLLIEATDDGLVLSTFDYETSARATLRADVQDEGKALVSGRLLADICRSLPAKPVEMVIDGTRVSLTCGSARFSLQTMPVEDYPTIPDMPQATGTVQSDVFAHAVAQAVTAAGRDDMLPVLTGVRVEIDGSTISLLATDRFRLSHRELGWDPRTPDESVAALVPAKVLGDTAKSLTSGSEVTIALSNSGTGEGLIGFEGVGPGGVRRTTTRLLDGEFPKVRSLFPNDKLTTAQVDKAALIETVKRVALVAERNTAVQLKFGDGVLTLDAGSGDEAQASESIPATIQGEELTTGFNPQFLLDGLGAIDQAVVELAFTQASKPVVISGLVPDGDERTDPGFRYLLMPRRLLS
- the yidD gene encoding membrane protein insertion efficiency factor YidD — translated: MSTPYRRFQHWRAERRRRRKGGCDGLDACGECGCDLFLLSPLLLARVLLGSFGATAVDPYVVRPARPGGRGAARLVRSYQLHVSARRARPVCRMTPTCSRYGLQALSAHGLLRGTWLIGRRLRRCGRADVTLDPVPPAR
- the gnd gene encoding phosphogluconate dehydrogenase (NAD(+)-dependent, decarboxylating), yielding MHIGLVGLGKMGGNMRTRMRDAGLTVVGYDRNPDLADVDSLAALVEALPADGPRVVWVMVPAGDPTRSTITELGDLLAEGDLVVDGGNSKWTDDQANAEMLAGNGIGFVDCGVSGGVWGLQNGYALMVGGANDDVAKVQPALDALKPTDGGYVHAGRKPGAGHFAKMVHNGIEYAMMQAYAEGWELLEKVDLVEDVPAVFDSWRTGTVIRSWLLDLLTAAIDEDEHLEQLRGYADDSGEGRWTVQAAIDNAVPMHVIAASLFARFTSRQDDSPAMKAVAAMRNQFGGHAVHTPPPPGGDADHG
- a CDS encoding NINE protein, with product MTEDPLAKQPPENNNPYGQPQQPPQGPPPGQYGQQPTPYGQPQQGYGQPQQAYGQGGPTGPFFISAMGGEQGPLDINQLAQMAAGGSIKGETMVRTQQNQNWFPAKQVPGLFSQKEWLTTLLLSVLLGGLGVDRFYLGHIGLGIAKLVTLGGCGIWSIIDIVLVAMRKITDSDGRPLA
- a CDS encoding DUF721 domain-containing protein, which gives rise to MAPTDDDTGAGAAGGDGAGDHGEDAPAEAPRDDDGLDLARQITRATAGTTPAARRKRRQRPVQGSTPTDDRRRGRLSGAHPDERDPQLLEGEIARLVGRGGWELPLRMRGVFARWPDLVGDDVAAHCTPESFNDGVLVVRTDSTAWATQLKLLTPTVLARLNADLGPGTVRVLEVLGPHLPTWKKGRRSTRDGRGPRDTYG
- the recF gene encoding DNA replication/repair protein RecF (All proteins in this family for which functions are known are DNA-binding proteins that assist the filamentation of RecA onto DNA for the initiation of recombination or recombinational repair.); its protein translation is MHVSHLALYNFRSYTLVDVPLGPGVTAFVGRNGQGKTNLVEAIDYLSRLSSHRVSSDAPLIRAGAPQAVVRAAVVKDGRTAVLEVELNPGRANKARINKSPLPRVRDLVGLVRTVVFSPEDLTLVKGDPGDRRRFLDDLLVLRAPRLAGTLSDLDRILKQRATLLKTAGHARRGSSSQDAALSTLDVWDAHLARAGAELLAERIALVELLRPYVGAAYATVARGATREDADIAYRSSFELPDSVLASPHAPDRGDLTEALLAELGRRRNDELDRGVCLVGPHRDDLLLSLGLSHTGSSDAAGTRLPVKGYASHGESWSFALALRLAAYDLLRADGDDPILILDDVFAELDSERRAQLAALVAGAEQVLVTAAVPEDVPAVLAGVRYLVGGGEVTRGPD
- a CDS encoding DUF2752 domain-containing protein, translating into MDARSPERGPRPPVAPSEWVAAGGLVALGTAFVLSPAGVQDGAVICPFRRVTGLPCPGCGLTRSWVDLAHGDLAGAWAMNPFGIVLVAALAVLVVLVVRARVRGDAPPRLDAWLRRPAVLVVLAGWLVFGLARMAA